A single genomic interval of Candidatus Sulfotelmatobacter sp. harbors:
- a CDS encoding OB-fold nucleic acid binding domain-containing protein — protein sequence MKDFYICDCTRHENKVVTSTFVVVGKQIKPKKTGDPYLALTLGDRSGQLEAKMWDNVEEVLDAFDQDDFLKIKGLINKYKNRFQLTVHKLRKLGESEIDFADYLPKTTKDIDGLWQTLTSFVASIQNVYLRLVIQAFMDDPQIAAAYRNAPAAKTLHHAYIGGLLDHVVSLFRSCDLMCQNYPSINRDLLLAGAFLHDIGKIHELTYNRSFSYTTKGQLLGHMIIELEMLQAKIALVPAPGFPEELKTLLEHLIISHHGQYDFGSPKLPMFPEALMLHYLDDLDSKMEAMRAHFERESGFDSPWTSYNASLGRPLLNTEKFLTPKKVAPPDEPAANSTPEFDEFSERTPATPGIEPRR from the coding sequence ATGAAAGACTTCTACATCTGCGACTGCACCCGCCACGAGAACAAGGTCGTGACCTCGACCTTCGTCGTCGTGGGTAAGCAGATCAAGCCCAAAAAAACCGGTGACCCCTACCTGGCGCTCACTCTGGGCGATCGCAGCGGCCAACTCGAAGCCAAAATGTGGGACAACGTCGAAGAAGTTCTCGACGCCTTCGACCAGGACGATTTCCTCAAAATCAAAGGCCTTATCAACAAATATAAAAACCGATTTCAGCTCACGGTCCACAAGCTGCGCAAGCTGGGCGAATCCGAAATCGATTTTGCTGACTACCTCCCCAAAACCACCAAGGATATCGACGGACTCTGGCAAACCCTGACCAGCTTCGTCGCCTCCATCCAGAACGTATACCTCAGATTGGTGATTCAGGCTTTCATGGACGATCCGCAGATCGCCGCCGCCTATCGCAACGCTCCCGCTGCCAAGACGTTGCATCACGCGTACATCGGCGGGTTGCTCGATCACGTCGTCTCTTTATTTCGTTCCTGTGACTTGATGTGTCAGAACTACCCTTCCATCAATCGCGACCTGCTTCTCGCCGGTGCGTTCTTGCACGATATCGGCAAGATCCACGAACTCACCTACAACCGGTCTTTCTCGTATACAACCAAAGGCCAATTGCTCGGCCACATGATCATCGAACTGGAAATGTTGCAGGCCAAGATTGCGCTCGTTCCCGCCCCTGGATTTCCTGAGGAATTAAAAACGCTGCTGGAGCACCTCATCATCAGCCATCACGGCCAGTACGACTTCGGCTCGCCGAAACTACCGATGTTCCCCGAAGCCCTCATGCTGCACTACCTCGACGACCTCGATTCCAAAATGGAAGCGATGCGCGCCCACTTCGAGCGCGAATCCGGTTTCGACAGCCCCTGGACCAGCTACAACGCTTCGCTCGGCCGCCCACTCCTGAACACCGAAAAGTTCCTGACGCCAAAAAAAGTCGCGCCGCCAGACGAACCCGCCGCGAACAGCACTCCCGAATTCGACGAATTCTCCGAACGCACTCCCGCCACGCCCGGTATCGAACCCCGCCGTTAA
- a CDS encoding M1 family aminopeptidase, with protein MASLRVALAIIALTAACAAGSNPPEKPAEALYLQLGQVGLDPARVYHVRGASLDRSAIHISLEDGTIGFTEDVMGRITGAFFEGDGEVLLTPPNSVERKSMSLFTGMAILEEHFATAYFRFNDDAANDLRPDLRASDNQKEFVEHWGVTARNLAQADAMRLLVTFSRMLPGNGTAPISERANFLGRAPDQFLHARLQGLNLGVFDVVFDSLSTEQVEAGQPKTATNGITYYDVWSSFAPNTPATGRTAVGSTSAPGNPSPREDWIAVERYTIRTVVEPPKRIHARARLQLNVREGGTRALLFELSRFLQVESVTLDGQAVEFIHNPAVEGTQLSRRGNDIVAVVLPEPVREGQKLNLEFVYGGEVLAEAGSGLLYVGARGTWYPNRGMGMADFDLQFEFPQGWTLVATGKPTAVSQDETVPQHGQATDGQQRLRWVSERPIPLAGFNLGKYKVAAAQAGSVTVETYATAGVERDFPTPPIQVVESSPSNTPSRRGPQVIEPIRPSPSSNEAAVAEAAARAIQYYSERFGPYPYSHLALTQMPGPESQGWPGLVFLSSYAFLDRAEGEQLHYPPYRILLQESIPAHETAHQWWGDLVTWKSYRDQWFSEGLANYCAMMILQEKDAAGFRLVMEKYRRDLVEKNKDGSSPMDAGPVTLGTRLLSSKSPEGYEEILYGRGTWLFHMLRSMMKDASTAESGGKGGSAEEPFVRSLRKVRERYEGKSISTSQLIDVFAEDLPPSLRYEGKKSLDWFLAGWVNGTALPRLELKGVKFIPKGAGSVVTGTILQKDASEDLVTSVPVYAVMTGKQVVLLGRVFADGEESAFRLPAPAGAHKIVLDPQETVLTSPR; from the coding sequence ATGGCAAGCTTACGGGTCGCGCTGGCGATTATTGCGTTGACAGCTGCTTGCGCTGCTGGCAGCAACCCTCCGGAGAAGCCGGCGGAAGCGCTCTATCTACAACTGGGACAGGTAGGCCTCGATCCGGCGAGGGTGTATCACGTGCGGGGCGCGTCCCTGGATCGATCGGCCATTCACATCAGTTTGGAGGATGGAACTATCGGGTTCACCGAGGACGTGATGGGCCGTATTACCGGAGCGTTTTTCGAAGGCGACGGCGAAGTTCTGCTGACGCCTCCCAACAGCGTCGAGCGGAAATCGATGAGCCTGTTCACCGGGATGGCGATATTGGAAGAACATTTTGCCACTGCATATTTTCGCTTCAACGATGACGCCGCCAATGATTTGCGGCCCGATTTGCGCGCCAGCGACAACCAGAAGGAGTTTGTGGAGCATTGGGGAGTGACGGCACGGAATCTGGCGCAAGCCGACGCCATGCGGCTGCTGGTGACTTTTAGCCGGATGCTGCCGGGGAATGGAACCGCACCCATATCAGAGCGCGCGAACTTTTTGGGCCGCGCACCCGACCAGTTTCTGCACGCGCGGCTGCAAGGATTGAACCTCGGCGTTTTCGATGTGGTTTTCGATTCACTGTCGACAGAACAAGTGGAAGCCGGACAGCCGAAGACCGCGACGAACGGTATTACTTACTACGACGTTTGGAGTTCATTTGCGCCCAACACCCCGGCGACGGGGAGAACGGCGGTCGGCAGTACCTCGGCTCCCGGCAATCCGAGTCCGCGCGAAGACTGGATCGCGGTCGAGCGCTATACGATTCGGACGGTGGTCGAACCTCCCAAGCGCATTCATGCGCGGGCGCGCTTGCAGCTCAACGTGCGAGAAGGTGGAACGCGCGCTCTCTTGTTCGAGCTTTCGCGATTCCTGCAGGTCGAGAGCGTGACGCTGGACGGTCAGGCGGTGGAGTTCATTCACAATCCAGCCGTAGAAGGGACGCAGCTTTCCCGGCGGGGAAATGACATTGTTGCGGTAGTTCTGCCGGAGCCGGTGCGAGAGGGACAGAAGCTGAATCTCGAATTTGTGTATGGCGGTGAAGTGTTGGCGGAAGCGGGCAGCGGATTGCTTTACGTGGGCGCACGAGGAACGTGGTATCCGAATCGCGGGATGGGGATGGCGGATTTCGATTTGCAGTTCGAATTTCCCCAGGGCTGGACGCTGGTGGCGACGGGGAAACCGACGGCGGTTTCGCAGGACGAGACGGTGCCGCAGCATGGTCAGGCAACTGATGGTCAGCAAAGGTTGCGCTGGGTGTCGGAGCGGCCGATTCCGCTGGCGGGCTTCAACCTGGGCAAGTATAAAGTGGCGGCGGCCCAGGCCGGAAGCGTCACGGTCGAGACCTATGCGACGGCCGGAGTGGAGCGCGACTTCCCGACTCCACCCATACAGGTGGTTGAGTCGAGTCCATCGAATACTCCTTCCCGGCGAGGGCCGCAGGTAATCGAACCGATCCGGCCGTCGCCGTCGAGTAATGAAGCCGCGGTGGCAGAGGCCGCGGCGCGGGCGATTCAATATTACTCTGAGCGATTCGGGCCGTACCCCTACAGTCACCTGGCTTTGACGCAGATGCCGGGGCCGGAAAGTCAGGGATGGCCCGGGTTGGTGTTTCTATCCTCATATGCATTTCTCGATCGAGCGGAGGGTGAGCAACTGCACTACCCGCCGTATCGAATTCTGTTGCAGGAATCGATTCCGGCGCACGAGACAGCGCATCAGTGGTGGGGCGACCTGGTTACGTGGAAAAGCTACCGCGACCAGTGGTTTTCCGAAGGGCTGGCGAATTACTGCGCCATGATGATACTGCAAGAAAAAGATGCCGCCGGTTTTCGGCTGGTGATGGAAAAGTATCGCCGGGATTTGGTCGAAAAAAATAAAGACGGATCGTCTCCGATGGATGCGGGGCCGGTGACCCTGGGGACGCGGCTGCTGTCGTCCAAATCTCCGGAAGGCTACGAAGAGATTCTCTACGGCCGGGGAACATGGTTATTTCATATGCTGCGGTCGATGATGAAAGATGCTTCCACAGCAGAGAGCGGAGGCAAGGGCGGCAGTGCGGAGGAACCCTTCGTGCGGTCGTTGCGAAAGGTGCGGGAGAGGTACGAAGGGAAATCGATCAGCACCAGCCAACTGATCGACGTTTTTGCGGAGGATCTTCCCCCCTCGCTGCGTTATGAAGGGAAAAAATCGCTGGATTGGTTCCTGGCCGGCTGGGTCAACGGAACCGCTTTGCCCAGGCTGGAGCTGAAAGGAGTGAAATTCATTCCCAAAGGTGCGGGCAGCGTGGTGACGGGGACGATTTTGCAGAAGGACGCATCGGAGGACCTGGTGACATCGGTTCCGGTGTATGCGGTTATGACTGGGAAACAGGTGGTATTACTGGGCCGCGTATTCGCCGATGGCGAGGAGTCTGCGTTCCGTTTGCCAGCTCCGGCCGGAGCGCACAAGATCGTACTCGACCCTCAAGAGACGGTTCTGACCAGTCCGCGATAG
- a CDS encoding haloacid dehalogenase type II encodes MLDFSRFEILTFDCYGTLIDWESGILSAFHRILAAHENSLREKIDDATILKLYGDFEQRAEQGLFQPYREVLQSVVRQFGAELGLTPTAEEISSLPDSLPTWLPWPDTVAALRQLKTRYRLAILSNVDDDLFAKTRPKLEVDFDQVITAQQARAYKPSLKIFELALGRINAPAHRVLHVGQSIYHDVIPAQALGLATVWVNRSSARPGVGAVKAATAQPDLEISGLGELAALAAIG; translated from the coding sequence ATGCTTGACTTCTCCCGCTTCGAAATCCTGACTTTCGATTGCTACGGCACCCTGATCGACTGGGAGTCCGGAATCCTCTCAGCCTTTCATCGCATCCTCGCCGCCCACGAAAACAGCCTCAGGGAAAAGATCGACGACGCCACCATACTCAAACTCTACGGAGATTTCGAGCAGCGCGCCGAACAAGGCCTATTTCAGCCATATCGTGAAGTTTTGCAGTCGGTAGTCCGCCAGTTCGGGGCCGAACTCGGACTCACTCCCACCGCCGAAGAAATAAGCTCACTCCCTGATTCTCTTCCGACGTGGCTACCCTGGCCCGACACCGTCGCTGCCCTTCGCCAACTCAAAACTCGCTATCGCCTCGCGATTCTCTCCAACGTGGACGACGATCTCTTCGCCAAAACGCGTCCGAAGCTCGAGGTAGATTTCGACCAAGTCATCACCGCGCAGCAGGCCCGGGCGTACAAGCCGTCGTTGAAGATTTTCGAACTAGCCTTGGGACGAATCAACGCGCCAGCCCATCGCGTGCTGCATGTCGGCCAGAGCATTTATCACGATGTGATCCCCGCGCAGGCGCTCGGACTCGCCACCGTATGGGTCAACCGTTCCTCGGCTCGCCCCGGCGTCGGCGCCGTGAAAGCCGCCACAGCCCAGCCTGATCTGGAAATCTCAGGCCTCGGAGAACTCGCGGCCTTGGCGGCCATTGGCTAG
- a CDS encoding response regulator gives MSLQIGETPEEISGSSLATKETRLQRETILLVEDEAFVREVTCEILRSAGYRVLTAKNAAEAACVYQARRDQVELLLTDMILPSESGLALSERLRKDDPELKVLLVTGYTEQIARLAQMQEECLAKPFSSDVLLRRVRQALDRREV, from the coding sequence ATGAGCTTGCAAATCGGCGAGACGCCGGAAGAAATAAGCGGATCGAGTCTTGCGACCAAAGAAACGAGATTACAGAGAGAAACAATACTGTTGGTCGAAGACGAGGCATTCGTCCGGGAAGTGACCTGTGAAATTCTACGCTCTGCCGGATATCGAGTATTGACTGCAAAGAATGCGGCGGAAGCGGCCTGCGTTTACCAAGCGAGACGCGATCAGGTGGAACTCCTGCTGACGGATATGATTCTGCCGAGCGAATCCGGACTCGCTTTGTCGGAAAGACTTCGAAAAGACGATCCGGAGCTGAAGGTCTTGCTGGTCACGGGATATACCGAGCAGATTGCGAGGCTGGCACAGATGCAGGAGGAATGTTTGGCCAAGCCGTTTTCGTCGGACGTGCTGCTGCGGCGAGTGCGGCAAGCGCTGGATCGAAGGGAGGTGTGA
- a CDS encoding chemotaxis response regulator protein-glutamate methylesterase has product MTQAPAIPSIRVLVVDDSAFMRTALSRMITSEAGLEVVATASCGSEALDKIPSLNPDVVTLDVEMPGLDGLQTLQRIMKQFPRPVIMVSSVTVKDAENTFNALAAGAFDYIPKQLSATSLDIHHIRADLIAKIRAAASKKSNPANFAAKKPPQPFSQPPDPASTMPAIVAIGTSTGGPKALQEILPLFPRDLAVPILIVQHMPAGFTAPFAQRLNNLCAVAVREASHREPVDPGVVYIAPAGRHMRVERPSGLRAFLSLDSHPQDCLHIPSVNILMNSVASAFKNLALGVIMTGMGSDGAEGMNAIHRQGGLTIGQDEASCTVYGMPRACAELGILSRVVPLASIPAQILQATRYRKRA; this is encoded by the coding sequence ATGACGCAAGCCCCCGCCATCCCGTCGATCCGCGTGCTCGTCGTTGACGACAGCGCATTCATGCGCACCGCTCTCTCTCGTATGATCACGTCCGAAGCAGGCCTCGAGGTGGTTGCCACCGCCAGCTGCGGCTCGGAAGCGCTCGACAAGATTCCTTCGCTAAATCCCGATGTTGTCACTCTCGATGTCGAAATGCCCGGCCTCGATGGTCTCCAAACTTTGCAGCGGATCATGAAGCAATTTCCGCGGCCCGTAATCATGGTCAGTTCGGTCACCGTGAAAGACGCGGAAAATACTTTTAACGCCCTCGCCGCCGGCGCCTTCGACTACATCCCCAAACAACTATCGGCTACTTCGCTCGATATTCACCACATTCGCGCCGACCTCATCGCCAAGATTCGCGCCGCCGCATCGAAAAAATCGAATCCTGCGAATTTCGCGGCGAAGAAACCGCCTCAACCATTCTCGCAACCACCGGACCCGGCTTCCACCATGCCGGCAATCGTCGCCATCGGAACCTCGACCGGAGGACCCAAAGCTCTTCAGGAAATCTTGCCGCTTTTTCCTCGCGACCTTGCCGTCCCTATTCTTATCGTCCAGCACATGCCGGCGGGATTTACCGCGCCCTTCGCCCAACGACTGAACAATCTATGCGCCGTCGCCGTTCGTGAAGCCTCTCACCGCGAACCCGTCGACCCGGGAGTGGTCTACATTGCTCCTGCCGGTCGGCACATGCGCGTCGAGCGCCCCTCCGGTTTGCGCGCCTTCCTTTCCCTTGATTCTCACCCTCAGGACTGCCTGCACATTCCATCCGTCAACATCCTGATGAACTCCGTCGCTTCCGCCTTCAAGAATCTCGCCCTCGGTGTCATCATGACAGGGATGGGCTCGGATGGGGCTGAAGGGATGAATGCCATCCACCGCCAAGGTGGTCTCACCATTGGGCAGGACGAAGCCTCTTGCACCGTCTATGGCATGCCGAGAGCCTGCGCCGAATTGGGCATCTTGTCGCGCGTGGTCCCGCTCGCCTCAATTCCCGCACAAATCCTGCAAGCCACCCGCTACCGTAAACGCGCCTGA
- a CDS encoding peptidylprolyl isomerase — MKKLPLVLIGLTCLPALSTGQVVEEIITRVNNQIITRSEFERSKDQLRDEIKQQNPPDPDKVYADREKDVLRDLVDQQLLLDKGKDLGITGDTELIKQLDKMRKDMKLDSLEALEKEATKQGVSWEDFKQNMRNQIITQKVIGEEVSQHLSVTKEEEQKFYDDHKAEMEGPEFIRLSEILVAPKVSEPAPAVTPAATDANAAAPAQPPADNAAKQAADAAALAAAETKAKDLLKQIHDGAAFEDIAKKYSDGPSAADGGNLGTFERGKLAKELEDKTFAMKAGEVTDVIRTKQGYVILKVVDHQMAGIPPFKDVVGRIQDQLYYQKLQPALRAYLTKLREDAYIKYADGYVDTGMSPNQTQPVETVAAKETDAKKLKKKHKKLGFL; from the coding sequence ATGAAGAAGCTTCCCCTCGTACTGATTGGTTTGACCTGTCTGCCCGCCCTTTCGACCGGCCAGGTCGTCGAAGAGATCATTACCCGCGTCAACAACCAGATCATCACCCGTTCGGAGTTCGAGCGCAGTAAAGATCAGCTTCGAGACGAAATCAAGCAGCAGAACCCTCCCGATCCCGACAAAGTCTACGCCGATCGCGAGAAAGACGTGCTCCGCGATCTCGTCGACCAGCAGCTTCTTCTCGACAAAGGCAAAGACCTCGGCATCACCGGCGACACTGAGCTTATCAAGCAACTCGACAAGATGCGCAAAGACATGAAGCTGGATTCGCTCGAAGCGCTTGAGAAAGAAGCCACCAAGCAAGGCGTCTCCTGGGAAGATTTCAAGCAGAACATGCGCAACCAGATCATCACTCAGAAGGTGATCGGCGAGGAAGTCAGCCAGCATTTAAGCGTCACCAAGGAAGAGGAGCAAAAGTTCTACGACGACCACAAAGCCGAGATGGAGGGTCCGGAGTTCATCCGCCTCAGTGAAATTCTGGTTGCACCCAAAGTCTCAGAACCCGCGCCCGCAGTGACGCCAGCGGCAACCGATGCCAACGCTGCCGCTCCGGCTCAACCTCCCGCCGACAACGCGGCGAAGCAGGCCGCCGATGCCGCCGCACTCGCGGCTGCTGAAACTAAGGCCAAGGATCTCCTCAAACAAATTCACGACGGGGCCGCTTTTGAAGACATCGCCAAGAAATACTCAGACGGTCCCTCGGCCGCCGATGGCGGTAATCTCGGCACATTTGAGCGCGGCAAACTCGCCAAAGAACTGGAAGATAAGACATTCGCTATGAAAGCCGGCGAAGTCACCGACGTGATCCGCACCAAGCAGGGCTACGTGATCCTGAAAGTTGTCGACCACCAGATGGCCGGCATTCCCCCGTTTAAGGACGTAGTTGGAAGAATTCAGGATCAGCTCTACTATCAGAAATTGCAGCCCGCTCTCCGTGCCTACCTCACTAAGCTGCGCGAAGACGCCTACATTAAATACGCCGACGGCTACGTCGACACGGGTATGAGCCCGAACCAGACCCAGCCCGTCGAAACCGTCGCCGCCAAAGAAACCGACGCCAAGAAGCTCAAAAAGAAACACAAAAAGCTGGGCTTTCTCTAG
- a CDS encoding SpoIIE family protein phosphatase yields MHSLFHSRDANSLPTAEPVTTVFPRIEGADIASVFIGKRVAGDFYDSIRVSPERVLFGLLDVSGRRDDNRSVLAAAQEIFRTVGTELFSRSDINESEAMTELSLRINRGLIDMAGGEAVGGVRSCPAFIGCYHEVFGTLCYANAGHTPGLLRDSKGIAELASRGLPLGLFSHATADAPTVGLEKGAELLLVSHGVVACMGQTGDSTTEFGLDRVGQIFRAAPPSGAKALCISVLNAVAEFAGNSPVSDDQTALALVRTE; encoded by the coding sequence ATGCATTCCCTCTTTCACTCCCGCGACGCCAATTCTTTGCCCACGGCCGAGCCCGTCACGACCGTCTTTCCCAGGATCGAAGGTGCTGACATTGCATCGGTCTTCATCGGCAAACGCGTCGCCGGAGATTTCTACGACTCTATCCGGGTCAGCCCCGAACGAGTCCTGTTCGGCCTGCTCGATGTTTCCGGACGCCGCGACGACAACCGGAGCGTTCTCGCCGCCGCGCAGGAAATTTTTCGCACCGTCGGCACCGAACTCTTTTCCCGTTCCGATATCAATGAATCGGAAGCGATGACCGAACTCAGCCTGCGGATTAATCGCGGCCTCATCGACATGGCGGGCGGCGAAGCCGTCGGCGGTGTCCGATCCTGCCCGGCCTTCATCGGCTGCTACCACGAGGTCTTCGGCACTCTTTGCTACGCCAACGCCGGACACACTCCCGGTCTCCTCCGCGATAGCAAGGGCATCGCCGAGCTCGCTTCCAGAGGGCTGCCTCTTGGGCTGTTTTCCCACGCTACCGCCGACGCACCCACTGTCGGATTGGAAAAAGGAGCAGAGCTGCTGCTAGTTTCCCACGGAGTCGTCGCCTGTATGGGCCAAACGGGAGATTCCACCACGGAATTCGGCCTGGACCGCGTCGGCCAGATCTTCCGAGCTGCCCCACCCAGCGGTGCCAAAGCCCTTTGTATCTCCGTCCTGAACGCGGTCGCAGAATTCGCCGGCAATTCCCCAGTGTCCGACGACCAAACCGCCCTGGCCCTGGTTCGAACGGAGTAG